A stretch of DNA from Candidatus Rokuibacteriota bacterium:
GGCCGCCATCTACCTCGCCGAGTTCATGCGGCTCTACGAACATTACCGGGCCCGTGCCATGTGGAACCGCCCAGCAAAGCGGCGCTTGCAGACGTATAAGCTCCA
This window harbors:
- a CDS encoding phospholipase; translated protein: AAIYLAEFMRLYEHYRARAMWNRPAKRRLQTYKLQEDARWARRAYEESTPEYKSRINMVADTL